TCAGCCCTCACGCACACAGCGAGAGCACGAGCGACGCGAGCAGCTGCTCGTCGGTCGAGACCCGCGTCTCCTTCAGCGCCGCGTCGGCGTCGAGCAGCAGGTCGAGCGCGCGGTCGAGCGCGGGCGCCGTCCACCGATCGACCGTCGCGGTCCACGCGTTCACCGCCTCGCCCCACGGGCGTCCCGGATACGCGCCCCCTTCCTTCAGCAGCGTCCAGTACTCGCGTGCGAGCTGGCCGGGATTCGTGCCGCGCGCGCGCATCGCCTGCCCCCACGCGAGCGCGAGGAACTGCGTCGACAGCGCCATGACGACGACGACCGCCGACGCCTTCGGCTGGGACAGCACGTGGTCGACGAGACCGAGTGCCGTCGTCGCGTCGCGGCGCGCGACGGCATCGAGCAGGTCGCCGAGCGTCTCGCCGCGCCGCACGCCCACGACGTCGGCGACCGCCTGCTCGGTGACGACGGCGGCGTCGCCGACGGCCTGGCCGCGCGCGTAGCTCGCGAGCTTGTCGAGCTCCCCCGTGAGCTGCTGCAGGTCGTTGCCGACGGCGCTGACGAGCAGGTCGGCGACGCCGGGCGCCAGCTCGGCGCCGAGCTCGCGGCGCGCGTAGGAGGCGAGCCACTCGGACAGCTTGCCGCCGTCGAGCGGCTTGAAGTCGATCACCGTCGCGCGATCGGCGAGCGTCTTGTCGGGCTTCGCGCCGGCGGGGGCGACGAGCACGAGGATCGTGTCCGACGCGGGCCGCGCGAGGTAGCGGTCGAGCGCCGCGCGGGCGTCCTTGCGCAGCCCGCCGACGTCGCGCACCGCGACGAAGCGTCGCTCGGCGAGCATCGGCGGCGTGGCGAGCAGCGATCCGAGCGTCTCGGCGTCGACCTCGGAGCCGCGGCGCACCTCGCAGTTGAAGTCGCGCGTCGCCGGCTCGACCGCCGCCTCGATCACCGCCTTCAGCGCGCCGTCCTTCCGGAAGTCGTCATCGCCGACGAACAGGTAGACGGGGTCGAACGACTTGGACTTGAGCGCGGCGTTCAGGGACTTGAGGTCGGCCATGGGGCGGAAACTACGACGACGGCACGACGACCGTCGCAGCTACCAGGACGCGACCATGAGCTGCGCATCCACCATGTTGGTGGGCGTCTGGTCGGCGAGGAGCGCGGCGGGCCAGACGGGGATGCCGGTGGACGCGCTCGTGACGAGCATCGGCGGGACGAGCATCGGCGGCGTCTCGGGCATCGTCGCGATGACGGGCGGCAGCTCGACGTCGCCGTCGCGATGGAGCTGGTACCACCGGTCGCCCGCGTAGGTCAGCGCGAGCAGCCCCGCGGCGACGGCGGCGAGACGCTTGCGCGCGACGGGCGACGCGATCGCGGTGCGCAGCAGCTCGGCGCGGCTCGGCGCCCAGTCGGCGGGGACGTCGTCGGGGACGACGCACCGACCGCAGCGTACGTCGTCGAGGCGCGCGGCGAGACGCGCCGAGAAGTCGTCGGAGAGCTCGATGCTCGGCAGGTTGCGCACGAGCAGGAGACTGCGCCGCACCGCCGTGTCGTGCGCCGCGCACGCCGCGCACTCCCGCACGTGACGCTCGGCGGCCACCAGCAGCTCCCCCGGGAGCAGGTCGTCGAGAAAGGCCACGTGGTGCTTGCGGAAGCTGCGACAGTCCATCGGAACGGCAGGTCGGGGGGCGAAGCGCTCGGACGAAGCGTTCGTGGGGCGCGTGAACGTGTCCCGATACCCGGCGTCGCGCAAGCAGTTCCGTTCAACTACCGACCCGTCGCTACTACCGACCCCCTCCACGCTTCACGCTCCCCGCTCCACGCTCGCCATACCGTCAGGCTGGGCGAGCGTGGAGCGGGGAGCGGGGAGCCTGGAGCGTGGAGGGGCGTCGATCTTACTTGAGCCGCGGCTCGATGATCTCGGCGAACGAGGTGCGCGCGCGGTTGAGACGCGACTTCACCGTGCCGAGGTTGCAGTCGGTGATCTCGGCGATCTCCTCGTACGACTTCCCTTCGAGCTCGCGGAGCACGAACACCTCGCGGTGATGCGCCGGCAGCTGGTTGACGCTCTCCTCCACCAGCTCGCGCAGGTGGCGCTTGCGATAGAGGTCGTCGGGCCGCGACGTCGTGTCCTCGAACTGCAGCGGGCGATCGTCCTCCTGCCAGTTCTTCTTGATCGTCTGGAACAGCACGAGCGGATTGCGCGAGCGGTTGCGCAGCTCGTTCTTCGCGAGGTTCGAGGCGATCGTGTAGATCCAGGTGGAGAACTTCTTCGATCGGTCGAAGCGCCCGATGTGGCGGTACACGCGGATGAAGACCTCCTGGACGAGATCCTCGGCCTTCTCGCGGTCGCCGATCGTGCGGTAGATGAAGTTCAGCAGCCGGGTCTGATACCGGCTCACCAGCTCCTGGAACGCGCGCTCCTCCCCACCCAGGAACGCCGCCACCACGTCTCCGTCCTCGAGCGCGCGCAGCTGCTCCCGCACCGCGGCTCCAGGCATCGAGACCTTCTGCTTGCGCGCGACGTCAGCCATGTCAGCTCCCTCGGAGTCCAGCGTCTCGGTCGTCCGTCCGGCATCGGAGCCCGGTCGGGTCTCCCTGCCTCCCACCCGTGATAAGGCAGGGGGCATGCCCGCCGGGTCGATTGGGGAACGGCCGTTTAACTTGCGTTCCCATAATGACTTACGACCCTGGCGCGGACGACGTAATATACCGAATCTTTCCCGAAATGTCCACCCTGGGCGACACTGCTGAGGACACTACGAGGACCCGCCGATCGAAGTTACCAGGGGCGCTCCCCCCTTCGCCCAGGATCACACCCCAGCCGGCGAACCCCCTCATCCTTTGAATGCCCGAGCGGGTCCGTTCATTCCCGACCCTCACCGGCCTGCCCGGAACCCCGCCGCGAAGAGCAGGCCGCACACCGTCTTACTGTCCGATATGTCGCCCCGTCTCACCATCTCCAGCGCCTGCGACAGCGACACGCGCTCGACCGTGAGGAACTCGTCGTGCTCGTGGCGCGTCTCCCCCATGGTGAGTCCGACGGCCATGAAGAGATGGATGCGTTCGTCGCAGAAGCCCGGTGTTGTAACGATCGTCGTGAGCTTTTCGACACGCTCAGCCGTACAACCGGTTTCCTCCTCGAGCTCGCGCCGAGCGCAGACGGCGGGATCCTCGCCGGCGTCGAGCCGACCCGCCGGGATCTCGTAGATGTAGCCGCCCGCCGCGTATCGATACTGCTTTATCAGCAGTAGCTGCGGGTCGTCACCGGCGGGGTCGCTGAGGAACGGCACCACCGCGCTCGCGCCCGGATGACGGAAGATCTCGAGCTCGCCGGTCGACCCGTCGGGGAAGCGCACGGTGTCGACGTCGAGGTT
This DNA window, taken from Gemmatirosa kalamazoonensis, encodes the following:
- the holA gene encoding DNA polymerase III subunit delta, which codes for MADLKSLNAALKSKSFDPVYLFVGDDDFRKDGALKAVIEAAVEPATRDFNCEVRRGSEVDAETLGSLLATPPMLAERRFVAVRDVGGLRKDARAALDRYLARPASDTILVLVAPAGAKPDKTLADRATVIDFKPLDGGKLSEWLASYARRELGAELAPGVADLLVSAVGNDLQQLTGELDKLASYARGQAVGDAAVVTEQAVADVVGVRRGETLGDLLDAVARRDATTALGLVDHVLSQPKASAVVVVMALSTQFLALAWGQAMRARGTNPGQLAREYWTLLKEGGAYPGRPWGEAVNAWTATVDRWTAPALDRALDLLLDADAALKETRVSTDEQLLASLVLSLCA
- a CDS encoding anti-sigma factor family protein; this encodes MDCRSFRKHHVAFLDDLLPGELLVAAERHVRECAACAAHDTAVRRSLLLVRNLPSIELSDDFSARLAARLDDVRCGRCVVPDDVPADWAPSRAELLRTAIASPVARKRLAAVAAGLLALTYAGDRWYQLHRDGDVELPPVIATMPETPPMLVPPMLVTSASTGIPVWPAALLADQTPTNMVDAQLMVASW
- a CDS encoding sigma-70 family RNA polymerase sigma factor encodes the protein MADVARKQKVSMPGAAVREQLRALEDGDVVAAFLGGEERAFQELVSRYQTRLLNFIYRTIGDREKAEDLVQEVFIRVYRHIGRFDRSKKFSTWIYTIASNLAKNELRNRSRNPLVLFQTIKKNWQEDDRPLQFEDTTSRPDDLYRKRHLRELVEESVNQLPAHHREVFVLRELEGKSYEEIAEITDCNLGTVKSRLNRARTSFAEIIEPRLK
- a CDS encoding NUDIX hydrolase, with amino-acid sequence MDIEPGQIASRRVHTGRIVNLDVDTVRFPDGSTGELEIFRHPGASAVVPFLSDPAGDDPQLLLIKQYRYAAGGYIYEIPAGRLDAGEDPAVCARRELEEETGCTAERVEKLTTIVTTPGFCDERIHLFMAVGLTMGETRHEHDEFLTVERVSLSQALEMVRRGDISDSKTVCGLLFAAGFRAGR